From the genome of Candidatus Paceibacterota bacterium, one region includes:
- the msrA gene encoding peptide-methionine (S)-S-oxide reductase MsrA, whose amino-acid sequence MNSSTNSTEIATLGGGCFWCTEAVFQMLPGVRSVTSGYAGGTKHNPTYKEVCAGTTGHAEVIQVEYDPKALSYESLLEAFWEAHDPTTLNRQGADQGTQYRSIILYSSEAQKAVAEKSKAEAQKRFIRPVVTEIVPLGKFYKAEDYHQDYYRENPNQPYCRVVIRPKVEKFGRKLSGARH is encoded by the coding sequence ATGAACAGCTCAACCAATTCCACTGAAATCGCCACGCTGGGCGGCGGCTGCTTTTGGTGCACCGAGGCGGTGTTTCAGATGCTCCCCGGCGTCAGGTCCGTCACCAGTGGTTATGCGGGCGGCACGAAGCACAATCCCACCTACAAGGAGGTTTGCGCCGGCACCACCGGCCATGCCGAGGTCATCCAGGTTGAATACGATCCCAAGGCCCTCTCGTACGAATCGCTGCTGGAGGCCTTCTGGGAGGCGCACGATCCGACCACGCTCAACCGCCAGGGCGCGGACCAGGGCACCCAGTATCGCTCCATTATTCTCTACTCCAGCGAGGCCCAAAAGGCGGTCGCGGAGAAGTCAAAGGCCGAGGCGCAAAAGCGTTTCATCCGGCCGGTGGTCACGGAGATTGTCCCGCTCGGGAAGTTCTACAAAGCGGAGGATTACCACCAGGATTACTACCGCGAGAACCCGAACCAGCCCTACTGCCGCGTGGTCATCCGGCCGAAGGTGGAGAAGTTCGGGCGGAAGCTGAGCGGGGCGAGGCACTGA